From Primulina huaijiensis isolate GDHJ02 unplaced genomic scaffold, ASM1229523v2 scaffold43403, whole genome shotgun sequence:
taagatTTTGAATAAGAGTTTTGTGAATATTAAGtttcttaaaatcaaaatttgatctTTAATatctaaaagaatttattttccAGTGCTTTCCTTATCTTGAAGTAATCTTTTCAAAGAATCCTATCAAGATCATGACAAGTCAATATATATTAACGAATAATTATTGTAACAAAGAGAAGCGAGACGAGCGAGATACAAGAAAACAAATagaaaattttctgaaaaactcACAAAGACGAAGCGTTGCTGTTTTATTGTGTTGCGTGAAGTGTTGGAGATATTAGAATACAACATCCTAGTGttgattgaagaattttttAGTTGCTCCGAATTTCGACCACATAGATTTACATTCTTGTtttgatattgatattttagGATGCACTTTACTTTCTTAATTTGTTAACGAAAATAATTTTTCGTTTCTTCATtagtattaattttataaattcgatttattttctagtgattattttgtCACTAAAACCTATATCAAACATATATAGATGACCCCTTTTCACTTTCACATTAAAATATGTTGTCCTCTCAAATTTAACTCACTCTCATCAAAAGTAGTTGTCCTTGCAAGTTTTATAGCTTTCAACTGCTTTCTATTCCGCCTCTTCCTCACACCATATATATCATCGAGCCGAATTAAATACTTTCACCAttcttataataaataaaattcatagAAATAAAATGCTCTCTTTTAATACATCGGAACGAATTTTGTCTGCGGAGGAAGCATTATCGAAGAAGAGAAAGAGGGATGAAGAGAAGCTAGACAAAACCAGAACCATGAAATCTTTTCTTGAAGCCGACCTAGAAAGCCACAGCACTCCTTTGCCTTTGGAGTGGCAACGCTGTCTCGATGTTAAGGTTTGATTCAGTTCCCGTTtctgatttcattttttatattgataaaatatGTTGGTTTAAAAGTGAAGTTTGCAAATGGCGCTCGATGAGCTAGGATACTACAATATACGTGTTTGAGCATAGGGAATATGAATCGTTTTATGAAGACTGTCACACACTTTTTGATTTTCATTTCTCTTTTATCATGTTATAATTTATACACTTGACTAAGAAGATTAGCATCAAATACATAAAATACAAGGGAAATAAATGTAAATGGCTCGTTATTAAAATTAAACCGATTTACATATCCTAATCTTATTGGCTAACAAGTGCCTTGCCCTCTTTAATGCAGTCGGGACAAGTATACTTCCTCAACACAAGGACTAAACTGAGGGCCTTAACCGATCCAAGATTAAGTGCGGAGCCATCCCCTAATCCTACTCCGATGAGTTTAGATCTTGAGCTTAATCCACCGAGCCAACATTTACGAAAAAATCACTTCGAAAACAACTCAGATAAGCACGATATTGGCCGGACCGAATCAAGCCATTCAAACGATCCGGTGATGATTTCCAGCACAAGAAATTACCCCAACAATCGGCGTCTTAACCATTCGCCGTCCTGGTTGAGTTTCGAAGTTGATGACCAAGAAATGGTAACTGCAGTGTGCAGCAAGTGTTACATATTGGTGATGATGTGCAAGTCTTCACCTTCATGTCCAAATTGCAAGTATATGCACATAACAGATACCCGTGAACATAGTAGCCGCATCAGTGGGTAGGAAGATACTTGatcttaatattaaataattatttgttttattgaTCCCGATCATATATATGTGCCAGAAAAAAGTATTTGAACATTATTCTCTTATCAACTCGattgaagttaaaaaaaaatggaattaAGGTTAAGaaaaattaaggaaaaaaaatcatagatCAGAAAtagcttaaaataaattaaattgaaaactaaaagaatatataattatatatataaagtgcTAGACGCCATAAAATTCCTTCTTGGAGGGAAAAAAGTGTTCTatcattataatataaaataattggtGACAAATACTACATAACCGTACAGTAGCATAACAAAACAGACGATGAAAGGTTGAATTTCGTGTTCAACAACCTCATCGCTGATAAATGCATCTCGCCAATTCTAACAGTCTCTACGGACAGCTATACGACCTAGGATCATTTTCTGACCACAAAATTATGATGATGACAATGACTgcgaataaaaattaaaattcaaataaacaagaaacaGAAACTCAACAATCTGTGTTTGGATTTCCACGAATGATCCATGCCATTGGAAGATCAAGAACCACTTAACACCGTATTCTAATCAAGGGATTCTTTTCATGGTGAACTTTTTCCGTTTGTTGATACCAAGTCTGAGAGATCGGCCCCAAAGAATGCAGAGTGAAGGGCACGGACGCAGTGTTCTGATTCGCTATCGTTTACTATCAACGATATATTGACTTTTGAAGCACCTTGAGAGATCATTTGAACATTAACTCCATTAGTTCGAAGGACATGGAAAGCCTGCCACAACATGATGTACAAACAACAATGAGGGACTGAAGTTTTAGTTACCAAAGGATTTAAGAACTAAGTTATGATGAAAACGGATGCAAAGGAGTTGAATCCCAGGTTATTCGATGTTCTGGACCTGGTTCAGTAATGACTCAGGGATCATTCCAAGAAACAGCTCAGCCATACAAACTCAGATGATCCCGGGAAAGAGATGACATGACCTTCATTGAACCGGGACTGGGGATCATTGCCAATGTCCCTCATCCAATCCAATTTCCTTAAATTCCTCACTCCCGATAGAACCATTTACAATGCATTCTTAGAGCCACGAAAAATGACCAAGCAATACCAGTGTCTTTCTCAAGAAATGTATAACAATAACTTAGAGATAGCCATGCCAACTCATGACATGAAAGGAAGTagcaataattttcaaattctaCCTATTTCAAAATAGACTTAACAAGTGACTGACTCTTATTTAACAgcgaaaaattaattattttgtgatAAAAAAATGCTGTAccttaacatattttttttctaacttgctttttatttaatatggcAATATCTTTACTTTTCCATTTCATTTCATACCAATTTCTTTTGAACCTGCAATAATTTAAGACAATCTTTCTACCAGTATTACTATAACATTTACCAAAGAGAAAGGTCATGTCAGGCATATCGTTGCCCAAGTCTACATCGAGTATAACATGATACTGAAAACTGGAGAAGTAAATTGCAAATAGGCAGAACCTTTTCCAAAATCAACGAGGATCTCTGAACATTTCCAATGAGAGAGATGATGGATCTGTGCTGAAGAAGATTCACAACTGCGATATTTTCTAGTTCTTCCACAACACGATCTAGTTCCTACTCATGAAGGGAGAAGTGAGGTGAACAACATAGAATAGAGAATAGAAGGCATGTCTAAagcatatcaaaacataagcacaTAGTCAGAGCAAAAAATTCATGCAAATCTGCAAAGAAATAGACGGCTCAAAACAGCACACATTTGCCGATTGTGAATTCTCTGATACAGTTTCAATTTTATAAATGGAAACAATAAAACTAGGCCGGGTATCATACGCTTGCCTGCTGGATAAGTTCTCTGCTCCAAAGCTTGGATGGGTCCAACGTCAGGGAAATACTGACCTCACTAGTGGCAACGACATCCACTGATATGCCTAAATCCTCAAAGATTGAGAAAACCTGAATAAAGGCATTGCAAAAAGAATTGCATTAGAAATAAGACATCTGTCAAGTGGCAACAGTTATCACAATTGTTGGATAATCTGCATGGCTTGACCTTAGCAAGAAATCCAACTTGACCAAGCATTCGAGTGCTCACTATATCCAACATTGTGACATTCCTTTTCAAGACAATGCTAGTTAGTACTGCCTGGAAATGCAAACGACCGAGTATAAGTATCCATAAGTTCTATTCGGTTTTTCTAATCACACTAATGCACCTACCTCACTCATGTCTCTTGTTCGAGTAATCAGTGTTCCCGGAGCTTTTGGATTGTAAGAGTTCTTCACACGCACAGGAATGTCACCCTCCCTAGCAGGTCTCATGGATTGTGGATGAAGGACctttcgataaaaaaaatatcaacacCTGGATTTTGTGAGCTGTGGATACAAGTTCGAAAAAAGGACGAATTCCCTAGTTGGCGAACAAGTCGCCATCAATATCTAAGTGAATCAGCCAAATAGTAGGGAAATATCAGCACTGCTACACAAAATACTGAAGCTACAGGCAGGATGAGACTGAATATATGAAATTTTCCAGACAaagtaaatcaaaattttccactGGAATtactgaaaaaaattaaaaccacTATTTTTCCCATGCAAATTGTCAAAAGGATCTAGCTAAAGCTAGAAGAGGCCAAAGAATATCCGAATTCATTTactttaaattttggaagttaTTGAAACTTTTAgctattaaaataaaattgtatgaTACCTGAGCTCCAAAATAAGCAAGTTCAGCAGCCTCATCAAAAGTTAGATATGACACTGGCTCTGCATGGGGGTATATGTTGGGATCACAGGTCAAAACACCATCCACATCTTTCCATACCTATTAATGATAGAGCAGctagattattttaaaagttagaTATGACATTGGCTCTGCATGGGGGTATATGTTGGGATCACAGGTCAAAACACCATCCACATCTTTCCATACCTCTAATGATAGAACAGCTAGATTATTTTAAACCTTGAAGCCTCAAAAAAGCATATATCTGAATGAATTTAACAAAA
This genomic window contains:
- the LOC140970268 gene encoding uncharacterized protein, translating into MLSFNTSERILSAEEALSKKRKRDEEKLDKTRTMKSFLEADLESHSTPLPLEWQRCLDVKSGQVYFLNTRTKLRALTDPRLSAEPSPNPTPMSLDLELNPPSQHLRKNHFENNSDKHDIGRTESSHSNDPVMISSTRNYPNNRRLNHSPSWLSFEVDDQEMVTAVCSKCYILVMMCKSSPSCPNCKYMHITDTREHSSRISG